A window of Nicotiana tabacum cultivar K326 chromosome 24, ASM71507v2, whole genome shotgun sequence contains these coding sequences:
- the LOC107818287 gene encoding uncharacterized protein LOC107818287, with product MKASIKFREEQKPLIRAKVPLSILNVPFQSGIVAGESKELSLSLGTLFDSGPSFKFAYRPNDSANPFSFVFKTGIGHFGSPISSPFTMSAEFNLIGNQNPSFFIHFKPNFGDFCVKKSHSSSALTKSLSSKSNGVNGVGPIHDGFEKPLVKPAFLGGKVGVLPSESAVAGAVENLFSGTAVSARTSFPVRNRAVVNFRWGLRFPTVSPAEDPDTVILGKNDVFSQAGISFRQCPLLVMNKIGIEHVAKDDSKKGMNVLENTDLAKVCLDVKQQLETIQAENGLLRNALNDLRSEISSTKFIFSTNESNGKGTEDTANEELKKKKASVGATGA from the coding sequence ATGAAAGCTTCAATCAAATTTCGTGAGGAGCAGAAACCGTTAATCAGAGCCAAAGTTCCTCTCAGTATACTTAACGTTCCGTTCCAATCAGGAATTGTTGCCGGCGAATCGAAAGAGTTATCGTTGAGTCTCGGTACTTTATTCGATTCTGGACCGTCTTTTAAATTCGCTTATCGTCCTAATGATTCGGCAAACCCGTTTAGTTTTGTGTTCAAAACTGGGATTGGACATTTCGGGTCCCCGATTTCCAGCCCGTTTACTATGAGTGCTGAGTTCAATTTGATTGGGAATCAAAACCCTAGTTTCTTCATTCACTTCAAACCTAATTTCGGTGATTTTTGCGTGAAGAAATCGCACTCCTCTTCGGCCCTCACGAAGAGTTTGAGCTCGAAATCGAACGGCGTTAACGGCGTTGGTCCAATTCACGACGGTTTCGAGAAGCCTTTAGTGAAACCGGCGTTTCTCGGCGGTAAAGTTGGGGTTTTGCCATCGGAATCGGCCGTCGCTGGAGCAGTGGAGAATTTGTTCTCCGGCACGGCGGTCAGCGCACGGACTTCGTTCCCGGTGAGAAACCGTGCGGTGGTGAATTTCAGGTGGGGTCTTAGGTTTCCGACGGTTTCTCCGGCGGAGGATCCGGATACTGTTATACTTGGGAAGAACGACGTGTTTTCGCAGGCGGGGATTTCGTTCAGGCAATGTCCGCTGCTGGTGATGAATAAGATTGGCATCGAACACGTGGCGAAAGACGATTCGAAGAAAGGGATGAATGTGCTAGAGAATACTGATTTGGCAAAGGTGTGTTTGGATGTGAAGCAGCAATTGGAGACAATACAAGCTGAGAATGGATTATTAAGAAATGCTTTGAATGATTTAAGATCTGAAATATCTtcaacaaaatttattttttcgaCTAATGAATCTAATGGGAAAGGAACTGAAGATACTGCTAAtgaggagttgaagaagaagaaggcatCGGTGGGAGCTACTGGAGCTTAA